From the Brienomyrus brachyistius isolate T26 chromosome 23, BBRACH_0.4, whole genome shotgun sequence genome, the window ACGTTGCGAAGGATTCGCCGACGCCTCGCGACGGTTGCCAAGGTGCCCCTGTTGCTAGGGAAAACTGTCAGGAGGGGGGAGGGAGTCGTGGCGCTCGGGAGGTGAGCTCGAGGGGCGGGGCTTACTTAATGAGTCAATCCGGaagtggagtgtgtgtgtgtgtaacgctGCACTGGGTGTCAGATAAATAATATTGTGGCTGGAATCCGAAGAGCCGAAGCGGGCGTTGAGTGAACCTGGGGGAATTTCACCCGAGATAGCTACCGGCTAGTCGTCGTTTGCGGCGGAACTGCACgtgtatattttaaataacatgtCAATGGCGGATCTGAGATAGACAGGGGTGAAAGAGGGGGGAAATGGGAAATCTGTGGATAAGAGGCGACGGCGTATTGGCGTTGGTGAAATAAGGGCACGAGAAGGGAGGGAAGAGTGAAGCGTGAAGCCGGTTTAAGCGCATTAATTGTGGATCGCCCCAGCGAAAAGCCCGGAGGCTCGTGGCAGCGGAGGAAGGTGAGATTCAAATGTAGTTGTGCGCGCGTGACTGGAAGTCAGTATGCCGTGTGTATGATTTAGCTAGTTAGCCTTTTAGCCAGGAGCTTGTTTTGTTAGTATGAGTAAAGAGAAAACGGGAGAAAATGCTGAAAGTCAAGATGAGAACTTTTATTGTGAAAGAGCGAGTGCGGTGCGGATCGCGAGCCTGCGCGAGTCACCGGGTAAAACTTAGCTAGTCCGCCGGACCCCTGACAGGGGTAACGTTAGCCAGTTATGAGTTTTATTGACTAGCTGTCGAGGCTGACGTGGTGCCAGGTAGTTGGCCCGACACGTTTGCTTTGCTTTAACCCGCAGAAAGGCGCCTAACACGTAGGCATAATGGTAGCAAGCTGGCTATATGTTCCGTGGGAACAGGGATGAAATATATGGTGCCGGGTCATTCTGAGTTTCCAGTTTTCAATCATGCGGGTCTGTCGTGTAGATCTGTCAAGGCGTTTAAGACGGAAAACGCCGTGAAGTAATGCATCGGCTTCACCCGGAGTGAAAGTCTTAGGAAATTAACAAGACTTTGGGTTGGTGATGACCGGGGAATGGGAACTCACTATTTGAGGATTTCTGGctgttccccctcccccatgcttTTTGAAGCCAAAGTTTATcctgcaactttttttttccattttaaaaattCGCTTACTTTGGGTTTTCTGATGCACTTTGACCTTTGGTTTCCTGTGTAAGAACCTACCAGGCAGTCACACGTTTTCAGGCAGAAAGAGGCTGGAACCGGACTGGGAGACGTAGGGGGTTAAAACGTTTTGCGAGAATCCAGCTTTACGttacttaattgtttttgccccGATGCCGCCGAAATGGGCACTGAAAGAAAGATCAATATTTCTTTAAGGTACAAGAACTACTTCGAGTTGTCACCTCTCTACTCATTACTATTTTGTGTCTGATTTTGTCTTGCATCATGCATGGTTGGTGTGTAACCTCGTTTCCCGTGTTCAGATTTATTTTACAACTTTGCGTGTAAATTGTTTGTCTGTGAGTCTCCCTCCCTTTAATTTTAAGTGCGGATATCATGCGTGTTTCACCCTTTGAGACCATGTGTTTTCAATGAGCGAGCTGGCTATGCTGATGTTACAGATGTGGTCTGTATTCAGTGAAAAATCACGCGCCAGTACACATTTCAGCATGGCGAGTAGTAGAGTAAATGCTTTCTCGTATGTCTTTGTCTTGAATGGAGACTATAGTATGTTTGGGATTTGCTAAGCATAATAAGTTGTTGCATTTACGTGGGCAACATTAGGTTAAAAGCAGATTGTTTCTTTGACATGTATGATAATTACATGTATGTGCTTTTTGTCCAAGATCTCATGCAAGTGAGGATTTTGTTTGGTTGTGGATAGCAGCTGGGTCACCGGAATCCCTCGGAGTTAAGATTCAGGGGCCAAATGTAATATGATTGCTCTGCTGGTCAAAGATTTGAATCCATTAACTTATGCACATAGACAATGGTTTCTAATCCACTAAGCTACGCACTACCCCAAATATGGTGGTAAGGTGGTCGATTTTAATTCTATGATCATGAATGCATAGTAGTATGTAGATGATGACGATTTACCTTATATGGTACCTATGCACCTCGTGTAGCTGTATCGCCATAACGATTAATGCTGTATCACAGTAGAACTTAGTTCAGTGCCTTCTGTTCTCTGATAGTCCTCACATTGATGGCTTTAGTTTTGCTAATAGGACTGGAATGCTGCTACATATGACTATTGCAGTTTGTACCTCGAATTCACTTTCTTGATGACTGTATGCACGTTTGAATTGTTTTTTCtgagttttcatttttttgcaaTGGCGTAATGAAAGCGAGTCtccatatttaattttttttcacccAACTGTCTCAGCCTCACCCAACAGCAGGGCTCACCCATCGATGTTCAGTAATGCCGTGCATTCTGTGCGTCAGGGAAAAGGTGTCACGTTTGCGCTCATGGCTCCCAGAACTCTTTGACTTTGACTCCCTTGTATAATTTGGTGATTAGTGGCAGTCTGTCAAATGCCTcagtggggggtggtggtggttgacTGGAGGTTTTTCTGAGCATATTGTGGAGAAGCTTAAAGCATGCGTGCTGCCTGAGAGCCTTCCACTCAGGTGTGTGATTAACAGAAGCCAGCCCGAAATACCACAGCCTGTCAGAGACTTACCTCCATCAAAGGAATGCTTTCACATGGGACTTATATCTTGTGCATATGTGGATTAAGAAATCCGAGCTGCCTCTTTGTGAACTCCTCCACCCCGTAGGTGCCATTTTGTGGcattttgctttttttcctCCCTCATTTCCTATGCATTACTGTCCCACATATACACAATTCCTGTTAAACAATGTCACTGAGAGGAAACTTGTACGTAGGGAATTAACACATGTGAGGCATACTGTTGCTGCTCCCGTGACTGTATTCTTCATTTAtagagggggggggtggaacaaTTCGACCGTCGAGTACACTCACAACTGGGAAGCCATGTAATTGTTTAAAAGGAAAAAGTTCAAGAAAAACGTCATCGCAGCTAGATGATAATGTAGTCAGATACTTCATCCAGCAAATTATGAGTTTCCTGTGTCGGTATGAGCCTTGATTTTGTAAGAGATTGTATGTGaaatgcatttaattattttcggGTTGTAGCTTAACACAGCTCCTGTAGAACATGCTCCCTGATATAAAGTAGTCCATTGCGATATGGTAAACTCTGTTTCAAGACAActaatctattttttttttttaaagtcttAAACCATTTCCTGCTCTTGTTACTTTCACCCAGGGCCACAGTAGTTCTTTGAAGGTATTGTGATCTGTGTATTCTTTAGTTATTTTTGACTTTCCATttgttgttttattcacatgcaGAGTAGTGAATGTGTACATGTGGATTTCATTTAATGCGATTTTTAAAAGACTGCATTTCTCCTGAAGAAAAGCACAGAATTACCTTGATACCCAGACATACAAGACAATGGGTCACGGAGGTGGACTCCAAGCCTGCAGAAGTCTTTCCTGCTGAGTTCTTGTAGAACATTCACTATCAGCAGTTTTTTACCCTTCCCCTTTCCTGCaaaatgagggaaaaaaaacttgttttgATGCATTGAATGTCTGGTGGTATCTAGGAGTTGGGTCATTGCCGCATTGCTTATTGTGCAACATCATATTTGTGCTAAAAAGAATTGTCTAGATTATAATGATACAAATAAAATGTGCTTCAGCTGCAACGCTTTTTTTCATGCAGAGTAGTTGCTACCATAATCCTCCCTCTTTGGTATTTTATATTGGAGACATTCTTGAGGAATTAAACCATTAATGTCAGTCCTCCACCACAGGATTGTAGAATTATTGTAAAAAGATTTTATGGCTGTTTCTAGTAACATCTTGGCTCAGATTTCTCTGTTGTTAGTGTAGATGCAGGAATGTGAGATTTGTTCTTTGAGACGAGTCACAGGAGTGAATTTTCTCGCAATGCCCTAACTTGTTTCCCCCTGTTCTCTTTCTCTTGCAGAGTGATGGCAGAAGGGTAACACTGCAGCgtctcaccccccaccccaatattACCCCTTCCTTTTCCCAGCCCCCCCGTACTGGTGCACTTTCCCTGTATTCTGTCTCCCCTGTCCCCAGCTTTCCGTTGCCTTTTGTTTGATGAAGAGATCTTCCAGAAATTTGTTTACACTCATGTGCCCACCGTTGGTGATTGCTGTATGCTTTTCAGCAATCTATGTGCGTATATGAATGAgtacaaaaaagaaaagcaagacACTCAAATTCCCTGATAATATAGTGCAATTTTCTGCCATCAAACATCTTGCTATGTGATTGGATCTTTCCATTTGAATTATGTACCTGGATTTCTGTGATTGTTCTCAATTTGTGTCTGTGATTAGAGTACCTAGTCTTTCCCTACATTTTGATTAGACCCCTTGTTTTTATTCTATTGTAGTCTTACCtgctttagtttttatttttctggtACTTTATTCTTCTTGTGGTGTCATTGGGCCATGGTTCGCAAGAAAGGTTCCCTTATTTTGTGTGGTGCTTTCTTATTTGTTGCCTGGAATGCCTTGCTGCTCCTTTTTCTTTGGGGGCGGCCTCCTATTGGTCGTTTGGgggaaggaggcggagctgagccTGGTGGCAGAGAGGAATGGGGAGTCCGAGGAGCTGACCTAGCAGGGGAAGTAATTCGGTTGGCAGAAGAAGTAGAGTCAGAGCTCGAGATCCAAAAACAACTGCTAAAAGAGATACAAAGTCATAGGTCACTATGGGAACGACATAGAGAAGCTGGAAAGACAGGGATGGCTGGTCAGAAAGATAAAAACAGCATGCCAAAGGAGACGCCACGATTGTTGCAACCACATCTTAAAAATGATGGTTTGGATACGGACCATAATGGAGAGAAACATTCAGAGGGCGTTTCAGCCCTCCCCAGCTCTGAACTAAACAAGAAAGAACCAACAAACGCCATGAAATTGGCTGCCACCGTAGCACCATCTCCAGTTATCATTCCCATTTTAGTTATTGCTTGCAACCGAGTGACTGTAAAAAGGAGCCTCGATAAATTGATAGAATATCGACCATCCCCAGAACTTTACCCAATCATTGTCAGCCAGGACTGCGGACATGCCGAAACGGCCGCCATGATAAGCTCTTACGGCAGTCAGGTGACCCACCTCAGCCAACCGGACCTCTCGGACATCCCTGTGCGCCCAGAACACAGGAAGTTCCAGGGCTACTACAAGATCTCCAGACACTATCGCTGGGCACTGAACCAGGTTTTCCGAACGCTGGGATACTCCACCGTTGTCGTTGTCGAGGATGACCTGGAGGTAAATATTAAGCTTGTTCGTTTTTTTCTCAGCAGATTAAAAGTTGTGTTGCATTGTTCTTAGTCATTTtaagtgtttatgaatggtagTGAAACCAGTTTATTGTATGTACTGTAGATTAACAAAGTTTGCACTAGGTTTTGACTGACTTATGTCTGTCTAAATGTACTTTTTCTTATGCAGTTGTCAGTTGTGTGCTTTGCATGGTTCTTCGTCTActgttaaatccaaataaaaTCACATCTATAATTTTTCCGTAACATTGTGTGTTATTACAATAGGTTGCCATCACTAatttttatactttttttttttttctttttttttcttaggtCTGTCTTGATTTTTGCAAAGGATTTTGGCAGTGTTAAAATTTACTGAAGTTTATATTTTATGCTGTTTTTACTGCTTATAATGGATGTTATGCTTAAGTTGTCCATTAAATTGCCTTATTTAATGAGTGTTTGCCGGCCTGATGTCAGTGGTCAGAAAATGCAGGTCTTTAAGTAACAGCCAAAGCAAATCGATCAAGGAAAAGCAGGCAGCTGCTTGTTCTCAGTGTCTTTTGCTGGACAAAATAGGAGCTGTCAGCATGGGAAGTGGGTGCCACTGCTTCTGCTCAGAGGCTGATTGGTTAGTTTAGGTGGAAAGAAGAAAGAATGAGACTGTAAACAGTTCATTCTAATTGTCAGAAAGCCGTCATACTTGATTGCTTGTTACAATCAATGGTTTGTCTTACTGCAGGCACGTGTCACATGTTGGGTTTATTGATCACTTTTTGCATCAGTGCTTTTAACTTCTTGCTGCATTCTTCCAGGTGGCTTCAGATTTCTACGAATATTTCCGGGCTCTTTATCCCATCCTGCACTCGGACCCCACTTTGTGGTGTGTCTCCGCCTGGAATGACAATGGCAGAGATGGACTCGTGGACTTGGGGAAACCGCAACTCCTCTACAGGACAGACTTCTTTCCGGGTCTGGGCTGGATGCTTCTTAAGGAATTGTGGGAGGAACTGGAGCCCAAATGGCCAGCCTCATTCTGGGACGACTGGATGCGTCAGCCGGACCAGCGCAAAGACCGATCCTGTATTCGACCAGAAATATCCAGAACCATGACTTTTGGACGCAAGGGAGTTAGTCAGGGTCAGTTTTTTGACCAGTATCTGCGTTACATTAAACTGAACACTGATCCTGTGCGCTTCACCGAACTGGATCTGACTTACTTGATTCATGAGAAGTACGATGAAATGTTTGAGAAGGAAGTGTACAGTGCCCCCCTAGTGAAGATTGAGGATCTCCAACAAGGTGGCAGCTTGAAAGGACGGGGCCCCTTTCGGGTGCAGTACTCCAGTCGAGATAGCTTCAAGGTCTTTGCCCGTAACCTTCTGGTGATGGAGGACCTGAAGTCTGGGGTCCCGAGGGCGGGGTACAGGGGTGTGGTTAGCTTTTTGTCAAAAGGCCGACGAGTCTAtttggcgccccctcctgggtgGACCCGCTATGACACCAGCTGGAGTTGAGGTTCATAATTGGGgctcgggtggggggggcgaaGAGAGGACAAGCGAGACAGCAAGAATGGCTGCGGAACAAGAGGCGCACCCTCTCAAACCAAAGAAAATGTCAAATGAAAGGATTGCTGAAGAAATAGGTGTTGGTTGTTTTGGAATTTAGGGTGTTAAGTGGCAAGGGAATATGAATTGGAATAGACTAGAGAGAAGTGGTGAAGGGATTGGTGTGTCACTAAGCCAAGAGTACAGTGTGGGCACAACGAAAGAGTAAAACGGGTGTGATTTACACTGCGTGTAGTCAACAGCGTATCAGCTTTTACAGTTAAACTCAGCTTCCCCATTTTCTACATGCAGCAAAGGTTGATCTTCTGAAAGACCCGTCACCTTCTTGCAGAACTAGAGCAGCAGATGTTGTGATATCTTTGAGCGCGAGGGTAGTGGGCTTCCACTGGTTTGGTGGGTAGCCATTGTTGAATGCTGTGATGGAGTCCGTTCAGGAGACCATGGCAGGGATTTCCAAGGAGAATTGTTTTGGAAAAGTAGTGCACATGGAGTGTTGATGtcatgttaattttttttttttgcctgcttGAAACTTTAATCTGATAAGCTGTGCTacttaaatatgtatttttgatTATGCATATTAGTCAAGTGATCATTCTTCCAGTATCAGTTCCCAGCAGATGAATAAATTTATGTAGTAAAATGGATTAAAGATGCATTAAGATTCGcagtttaaaataatttttggtAGCTTCTGTGGTGTAAAATAATCGGCGTGAAAAGCAGCTGTACATAGCATTTTACTCCTCAACGCATCTGACAGATATGCACGAAGTTGTGGCGTCTTTAAAAGTCGCCCGAGTCTCGACAGTCGAGGCCGTTATACATGTATAAATTCGTGTAATTCTCTTTGCGCCCATAGTTTTTGAGGTTTcgtaatatttattacatgccgAATTTGCGATGATTCAGTTGCTTTTCTCTTGTGAACCTTAATATACACGTTTTCGGCCATCTATGCAAAATTTAACGACCAAACAGCTTTAGTTTGAAAGTTCTTTAAGCTCACAGGTACTTATTCGTTAGTCCATTCTTAGTTACTGGGTCTATGGCTGAGGAACGCAGCAGTGCCATTACTCCTAAaacaggaagaaggaaaaaaacggcTTTTGTTAATTTTGCTATACAGAGTGTTCAGTCTGTGGAAGCTCTTGGAGTCATTACTGTTCTTGACTGTCTTTGAGTGTGAAATAAATGTCCTGTTTGTAGTTACACCCTGTTTATTAGATTAaaaaatgctgaatgttttatgTAGAAAGGGGACTGATTCATCCATCGACTGTATCGCTTTACTCTTTGCGTTGTGCCCAGTCAAATAATGAGGAAAGTGGGTCCTCAAGGTTTAACTGcgcttttgtttattttattttacttttttctcCATTTGAACAACTTTCCTCCCTGTACTTGTTTTCCTGCAATTTTCCAAAGTAATGGATAAGTGTGTGTGACCAAGTACAGATACATAATGCTAGTTTTACTAGTAAAATTCTAGAATTAAATTGGCATTGTGCTTTTGAATTTGATTATTCATGAAAACTGAAATTTTGTCATACTTTGATTAAGTTGCCAGTCTTTCTAAGCAGTTTGTACAGTTCATACTGAAGTATAATCGATTCACATATGCAGAACAGTATGGTTTTTCTTTGACAGCGTACTATACTGTACACTACTTGAAACGGGTAGTAGTATAGTCCCATGACATTCAAAAATGTTTCAAGGTTAGGTTTGTTCAAAAaccaatgattattttacaagtcTGTTGCAATTTAAGGTGTCGATAAATGGGATGAAGCCTAgtgagattatatatatataaaaaaaatatacattatttcTATTCTTTTGGagaaattatttttcttttggattttggtTATCTTCTAATAGTGATGTGAAACCACTGCCTGACATGTTTATAACTTTAATACATGGAGAATAAAATTGAGTATTTTAATATTTGCCTGTTTACGTGTCATTTTGCTCCTGGTTTCTCCACCAGTTTCATTTCACTATTTGCCTA encodes:
- the mgat1b gene encoding alpha-1,3-mannosyl-glycoprotein 2-beta-N-acetylglucosaminyltransferase b, which gives rise to MVRKKGSLILCGAFLFVAWNALLLLFLWGRPPIGRLGEGGGAEPGGREEWGVRGADLAGEVIRLAEEVESELEIQKQLLKEIQSHRSLWERHREAGKTGMAGQKDKNSMPKETPRLLQPHLKNDGLDTDHNGEKHSEGVSALPSSELNKKEPTNAMKLAATVAPSPVIIPILVIACNRVTVKRSLDKLIEYRPSPELYPIIVSQDCGHAETAAMISSYGSQVTHLSQPDLSDIPVRPEHRKFQGYYKISRHYRWALNQVFRTLGYSTVVVVEDDLEVASDFYEYFRALYPILHSDPTLWCVSAWNDNGRDGLVDLGKPQLLYRTDFFPGLGWMLLKELWEELEPKWPASFWDDWMRQPDQRKDRSCIRPEISRTMTFGRKGVSQGQFFDQYLRYIKLNTDPVRFTELDLTYLIHEKYDEMFEKEVYSAPLVKIEDLQQGGSLKGRGPFRVQYSSRDSFKVFARNLLVMEDLKSGVPRAGYRGVVSFLSKGRRVYLAPPPGWTRYDTSWS